From the Paramormyrops kingsleyae isolate MSU_618 chromosome 7, PKINGS_0.4, whole genome shotgun sequence genome, one window contains:
- the anxa3a gene encoding annexin A3a: MASTWNDLDLLLDSPTKPAATSAQRGTIIDKTNFNASEDAAALRKAIEGLGTDEKTIITILTGRTNKQRQLICAAYHQATGRTLKEDLKGDTHGDFEDLLVALITPANVFDSQEVIQAMKGLGTTDNTLIEIFASRTTQQVKTLSDAYLAETGKKVTLDLKTEVSGDYGQALLTLAEATREDSAAVDMGKARQEAKVLYEAGEKRWGTDENKFIDILCHRSLAQLRQVLIEYKNISGKTLQESIESEMSGHLEDLLVAIVKCVKSVPAYMAERLHTCMKGLGTADSTLRRIMVSRSEIDMLDIKAEFKKMYGYSLHSALESETSGEYRKTLLKICGGE; the protein is encoded by the exons ATGGCGTCTACATGG AATGACTTGGACCTGCTCCTTGATTCCCCTACCAAACCAGCAGCTACA TCTGCACAACGAGGGACTATTATAGACAAGACTAACTTTAATGCAAGTGAAGATGCTGCAGCTCTGAGGAAAGCTATTGAGGGTCTTG GTACAGATGAAAAGACCATAATTACTATTTTAACAGGAAGGACAAATAAGCAGCGTCAGCTGATATGTGCAGCATATCATCAAGCGACTGGGAGG ACCCTCAAAGAGGACCTGAAAGGAGACACCCATGGGGACTTCGAAGACCTGCTAGTGGCACTTATCACACCGGCAAATGTGTTTGATAGTCAGGAGGTAATCCAGGCCATGAAA GGACTTGGGACGACTGATAATACTTTAATAGAAATCTTTGCTTCAAGAACCACCCAACAAGTAAAGACCCTCTCAGATGCATATTTGGCAG AAACGGGGAAGAAAGTAACACTTGACCTCAAGACGGAAGTCTCCGGGGATTACGGCCAGGCACTTCTCACTTTGGCTGAG gCGACAAGGGAGGACAGCGCTGCTGTAGATATGGGAAAAGCCAGACAGGAAGCCAAG GTTCTGTATGAGGCGGGAGAGAAGAGATGGGGAACAGATGAAAACAAATTTATCGATATTTTGTGCCACCGAAGCTTAGCTCAACTGAGGCAAG TTTTGATTGAATATAAGAACATCAGTGGAAAGACACTGCAGGAGAGCATCGAAAGTGAAATGTCTGGGCATTTAGAGGATCTGCTGGTGGCCATAG TGAAATGTGTGAAAAGTGTACCAGCCTACATGGCTGAAAGACTCCACACATGCATGAAG GGTCTTGGGACAGCTGACTCTACTTTGAGGAGAATTATGGTCAGTCGCTCTGAGATTGACATGCTGGACATCAAGGCTGAgttcaaaaaaatgtatggCTACTCACTGCACTCTGCTTTAGAG TCTGAAACTTCTGGGGAATATCGCAAAACTCTGCTGAAGATCTGTGGTGGAGAGTAA